A region from the Salicibibacter cibarius genome encodes:
- a CDS encoding TIGR01457 family HAD-type hydrolase, producing the protein MGMLAPYRGFIMDLDGTIYNGKEVIKESADFVHALADRQIPYMFLTNNSSRTPTEIADKLKRMNVPATSEHIYTSSLAMAAYVRAYWHWPLHAYVIGSRGLVSALEEIEVHFTDRNPDVVIVGIDRFFTYEKLATAQAALFNGATLLATNADNAIPTEDGYMPGNGSIVAAIAKASGSPPMFVGKPEQWIVEQSLSILKTAKAETLLIGDNYDTDMLAGIRAGVPTLHVDTGVTRAASLAGKGEQPTFSIAKLDASLLDR; encoded by the coding sequence ATGGGCATGTTAGCACCCTATCGAGGTTTTATAATGGATTTGGACGGAACGATCTATAACGGAAAAGAAGTCATAAAGGAAAGTGCCGATTTCGTGCATGCCCTTGCTGATCGGCAAATCCCCTACATGTTTTTGACGAACAACTCCTCCCGGACCCCGACAGAAATCGCTGATAAGCTCAAGCGCATGAATGTGCCGGCGACTTCCGAACACATTTATACGAGTAGTTTGGCCATGGCTGCATACGTGCGTGCATATTGGCACTGGCCTCTCCACGCTTATGTAATTGGATCACGGGGGCTTGTCAGCGCGTTGGAAGAAATAGAGGTGCATTTTACGGATCGGAACCCCGATGTTGTGATCGTTGGGATTGATCGATTTTTCACCTATGAGAAACTGGCGACAGCTCAGGCTGCCCTGTTTAATGGCGCGACGTTGCTCGCCACAAATGCAGACAACGCCATTCCGACGGAAGATGGCTATATGCCGGGGAATGGGTCAATTGTGGCCGCGATTGCAAAAGCAAGCGGCTCCCCCCCGATGTTTGTCGGGAAACCGGAGCAGTGGATCGTAGAACAATCTCTGTCCATTTTAAAAACCGCAAAAGCCGAAACACTGCTCATCGGTGACAATTATGATACGGACATGCTTGCAGGCATTCGCGCCGGCGTCCCAACGTTGCATGTGGACACCGGGGTGACGCGGGCTGCGTCCCTTGCCGGAAAAGGGGAACAGCCTACGTTTTCTATCGCGAAGTTGGACGCTTCTCTGCTCGACCGATGA
- a CDS encoding phosphatidylglycerophosphatase A family protein, whose protein sequence is MISTEIAIHTLEERGVTINDIAELVYELQSPYIHDLTKDMCAANIKAVLGKREVQNALLTGIELDRLAEEKKLSSPLQEIIAADEGLYGIDEIVALAIVNVYGSIGLTNFGYVDKIKPGIIAELNDHEQTKCHTFLDDIVGAIAAAASSRLAHSSKGVEG, encoded by the coding sequence ATGATATCAACGGAGATCGCTATCCATACGTTGGAGGAGAGAGGCGTTACCATTAACGATATCGCCGAACTCGTCTATGAATTGCAATCCCCTTACATTCATGACTTAACGAAAGATATGTGTGCAGCCAACATCAAAGCCGTGCTCGGTAAACGTGAGGTGCAAAACGCTTTATTAACGGGAATCGAACTTGACCGCCTCGCCGAAGAAAAAAAATTAAGTTCACCGCTTCAGGAAATTATCGCTGCAGATGAAGGGTTATACGGCATAGATGAAATCGTTGCTTTGGCAATCGTGAACGTATATGGCTCGATCGGGCTCACCAATTTCGGTTATGTGGATAAAATTAAGCCGGGAATTATCGCCGAACTTAACGATCATGAACAAACAAAGTGCCACACGTTTCTCGATGATATCGTGGGCGCAATTGCAGCAGCTGCGTCCAGTCGCCTTGCACACTCCAGCAAAGGCGTTGAGGGGTAA
- a CDS encoding homoserine dehydrogenase, translating to MKNSIEIGLLGLGTVGNGIIHILEHHKKELIAKTGATDVTVRKVLVRDLEKQRGENVDKEMITTKAEDVLDDPNIDLVIEVMGGIDETKQYIEKALRNKKHIVSANKDLIALHGDELLALAEENNAEFLYEASVAGGIPILRSLTEGLASDRITKMIGIVNGTTNYMLTKMTKEELGLDEALQQAKDQGFAESDPTADLEGLDAARKMVILARLGFSASVQLDEVYLKGMTEVTAEDIDFGQQLGYTLKLIGLASRSDEGIEVSVEPVFIPEDHPLASVHNEYNAVYVYGEAVGETMFYGPGAGSLPTATAVVSDVMSVIRQIRLGTAATQVNVADKSETVLKKEEDIRAKYFIRLHVRDVAGAFKSLTSVFTSNKVSFEKLIQLPMESEELAEVVMVTHETSRTNFEQIINDIENLDVVETVKSRYRVEGGEADVPEQRDLALV from the coding sequence ATGAAAAACAGCATCGAAATCGGGTTATTGGGACTCGGAACGGTGGGGAACGGAATTATTCATATTTTAGAGCATCATAAAAAAGAACTGATCGCAAAAACGGGCGCCACGGATGTAACCGTCCGAAAGGTGCTCGTTCGTGATTTGGAAAAACAACGTGGCGAAAACGTCGACAAAGAAATGATAACAACGAAGGCGGAGGATGTGCTCGATGATCCGAACATTGATCTTGTCATTGAAGTGATGGGCGGGATCGATGAAACGAAACAATACATTGAAAAGGCGTTAAGAAACAAAAAGCATATCGTGAGTGCAAACAAAGATTTGATTGCACTGCATGGAGATGAACTTCTGGCCCTAGCCGAAGAGAATAACGCGGAATTTCTTTACGAAGCCAGCGTTGCCGGAGGCATTCCGATTTTGCGGTCGCTAACGGAAGGATTGGCATCCGATCGAATTACGAAAATGATTGGCATTGTCAACGGCACGACCAATTACATGCTCACGAAGATGACGAAAGAAGAACTTGGGCTTGATGAAGCGTTGCAACAGGCCAAGGATCAAGGTTTTGCCGAAAGTGATCCTACTGCTGACTTGGAAGGTTTGGACGCAGCCCGCAAAATGGTGATTTTAGCTCGGCTCGGGTTTTCGGCTTCCGTGCAGTTGGATGAGGTTTACCTTAAAGGGATGACCGAAGTCACCGCTGAAGATATTGATTTTGGGCAACAATTGGGCTATACGCTAAAGCTGATCGGTCTTGCCTCCAGAAGCGACGAAGGGATCGAAGTGTCTGTGGAGCCTGTGTTTATCCCGGAAGATCACCCCCTTGCTTCTGTTCACAATGAATACAATGCCGTCTACGTTTATGGGGAAGCGGTCGGCGAGACGATGTTCTACGGACCGGGCGCAGGTTCGCTCCCTACCGCTACAGCGGTTGTTTCCGATGTAATGAGCGTTATCCGCCAAATCCGTTTAGGGACAGCTGCAACACAGGTAAACGTGGCAGACAAATCAGAAACCGTTTTGAAAAAAGAAGAAGACATCCGCGCGAAATATTTCATCCGTCTTCATGTTCGCGATGTAGCGGGAGCATTTAAATCACTCACTTCCGTTTTCACGTCAAATAAAGTAAGTTTTGAAAAGCTCATTCAGCTTCCAATGGAATCTGAAGAACTGGCGGAAGTTGTCATGGTCACACATGAGACTAGCCGCACGAACTTTGAACAAATCATCAACGATATCGAAAACCTGGACGTTGTTGAGACGGTAAAAAGCCGTTATCGCGTAGAAGGAGGAGAAGCCGATGTCCCCGAACAAAGGGATCTTGCACTCGTATAA
- the glpX gene encoding class II fructose-bisphosphatase: MERELALELVRVTEAAALASAQWLGRGKKNEADDAATTAMQSMFRSIHCDGTVVIGEGEMDEAPMLYIGEKVGNGQGPEVDIAVDPLEGTSIVAKGHPNAMAVIAIGDKGTLLHAPDMYMEKIVVGPESAGYIHLDDSIETSIATVAKMMNKRIRDVTVMIQERPRHEALIERVRQKGARVQLFGDGDVSACLATATIGTGVDLFIGTGGAAEGVISAAAVKALGGDMQARLAPRDKEETRRCKEMGIEDPNAPLQLNELVRGDDAIFAATGVSTGELLNGVRFLGDDIAETDSIVMRAKTRTVRSVNARHHLQHKPSFLPRIEPVDDE, encoded by the coding sequence ATGGAGCGAGAGTTAGCGTTGGAATTGGTTCGCGTCACCGAGGCGGCCGCACTGGCGAGTGCCCAATGGCTCGGACGCGGCAAGAAAAATGAAGCGGATGATGCAGCGACAACCGCGATGCAATCGATGTTCCGATCCATCCATTGCGATGGGACGGTCGTTATCGGAGAAGGAGAAATGGACGAAGCACCCATGCTCTATATTGGTGAAAAAGTGGGAAACGGGCAAGGCCCGGAAGTGGACATAGCCGTCGATCCGCTGGAAGGGACAAGCATTGTTGCCAAAGGGCACCCGAACGCGATGGCTGTCATTGCCATCGGGGATAAAGGGACACTTCTGCACGCGCCGGATATGTACATGGAGAAAATCGTCGTCGGCCCCGAGTCAGCCGGGTACATCCATTTGGATGATTCCATCGAGACGTCCATTGCAACCGTCGCAAAAATGATGAACAAACGGATACGTGATGTAACGGTTATGATTCAAGAACGGCCCCGTCATGAAGCACTCATCGAACGCGTTCGCCAGAAAGGCGCACGGGTACAGCTCTTCGGCGACGGAGACGTAAGTGCATGCTTGGCAACCGCAACCATCGGCACCGGGGTCGATCTGTTTATCGGAACCGGAGGGGCTGCCGAAGGTGTGATATCGGCCGCAGCCGTGAAGGCGCTCGGAGGCGACATGCAAGCGCGCCTTGCTCCCCGGGATAAAGAAGAAACTAGACGATGTAAAGAAATGGGCATCGAAGACCCGAACGCTCCTTTGCAACTAAACGAACTTGTTCGCGGAGACGACGCCATCTTCGCGGCCACTGGCGTTTCCACAGGGGAACTGCTCAACGGCGTTCGTTTTCTCGGGGATGACATTGCCGAAACAGACTCCATCGTCATGCGGGCAAAAACGCGAACCGTCCGCTCTGTAAACGCCCGTCACCATTTGCAACACAAGCCGTCGTTTCTTCCAAGAATTGAACCTGTCGACGATGAATAA
- the thrB gene encoding homoserine kinase, whose translation MGEKRMTIHVPASSANLGPGFDSIGLAVDRYLTLEVYDASNWMFTTSSPQLEGIPTGKKNMVFQVARAMAATRKKALPPCHIHMTSDIPLARGLGSSAAAIIAAIELADRLVELELTKEEKLRFASILEGHPDNVGACLYGGLTIGMHTDSKTRIVEQSNPDVDLVLMIPSDELLTSEARQVLPETLKYRDAVQAGACGNVLVAALLTGNWPLVGEMMGDDRYHHPYRGSLIPGLFEALRDVKNYGVYGSALSGAGPTVLCLAPLGRGKETAAAIQADYAQYHVEAAHPAIAGVEVYDATEKSVASL comes from the coding sequence GTGGGTGAAAAACGAATGACGATCCATGTGCCGGCCAGTTCCGCAAATCTTGGACCAGGGTTTGATTCGATCGGCTTGGCCGTCGATCGCTACTTGACATTAGAGGTTTATGACGCGAGTAACTGGATGTTTACAACGTCATCCCCTCAGCTTGAAGGGATCCCGACTGGGAAGAAGAATATGGTCTTCCAAGTGGCGCGTGCAATGGCGGCGACGAGAAAAAAGGCGCTCCCCCCGTGCCACATCCATATGACGTCAGATATCCCTTTGGCACGAGGACTCGGCAGCAGTGCGGCTGCCATTATTGCAGCGATTGAACTTGCTGATCGTCTGGTGGAGCTGGAATTGACAAAAGAAGAGAAGCTACGTTTTGCAAGCATTTTGGAAGGACACCCGGACAACGTGGGCGCTTGTCTGTATGGCGGCTTGACCATTGGTATGCACACCGATAGCAAGACACGGATCGTTGAGCAGTCGAATCCGGACGTGGATCTTGTTTTAATGATCCCAAGTGATGAATTGCTTACATCGGAAGCCAGGCAAGTGTTGCCGGAAACGTTGAAGTATCGGGACGCAGTTCAGGCGGGTGCGTGCGGGAATGTGCTTGTGGCGGCCTTATTAACCGGAAATTGGCCCCTTGTAGGGGAAATGATGGGCGATGACCGTTACCATCATCCTTATCGGGGCTCGTTAATTCCCGGCCTTTTTGAAGCCCTGCGGGATGTCAAAAATTACGGTGTTTACGGATCTGCTTTAAGTGGCGCGGGACCAACGGTATTATGCCTGGCTCCTTTGGGGCGCGGAAAGGAAACTGCGGCCGCGATACAGGCCGATTATGCCCAGTATCATGTAGAAGCGGCCCATCCGGCAATCGCCGGCGTTGAGGTCTATGATGCGACCGAAAAATCCGTCGCTTCGCTTTAA
- a CDS encoding DUF86 domain-containing protein gives MYFVDRKLLEERLQYMEKLLGTFHSQNEWTEPLQQLALERIVHCWLEAMIDVGNQMIDGFIMRDPGGYSDIINILEDEKVIEEQTANALQNVLVWRKTLVNDYLNINHLEIEATMREHKRAMEYFSNAVRVYLEKELGPVSAFLPDER, from the coding sequence ATGTATTTCGTCGATCGGAAGCTGCTTGAAGAGCGGCTTCAATATATGGAAAAATTGCTAGGAACGTTTCACAGCCAAAATGAATGGACTGAGCCTTTGCAGCAATTGGCGTTGGAACGGATTGTCCATTGTTGGTTGGAAGCGATGATTGATGTGGGCAATCAAATGATTGACGGTTTTATTATGAGAGACCCCGGAGGATATAGCGACATTATAAATATTCTTGAAGACGAAAAGGTGATCGAGGAGCAAACGGCAAACGCGTTACAGAACGTACTCGTTTGGCGGAAAACGCTCGTGAACGATTACTTGAATATAAACCACTTAGAAATAGAGGCAACAATGCGGGAACATAAACGAGCAATGGAATATTTTTCGAATGCGGTACGGGTTTATTTGGAGAAAGAGCTAGGACCGGTATCGGCATTCTTGCCGGATGAGAGGTGA
- a CDS encoding tetraprenyl-beta-curcumene synthase family protein, which yields MKVPTKPWTLLYKIKQETLPVAHEFLNEWKKKADEIPDAELREQALASIEEKTFHCEGGTIFGLVATDARRRDVIRFIVAYQTISDYLDNLCDRSTSLEERDFRSLHRSMYHALTPGEIPDNYYEFRDEQEDGGYLASLVKTCQDALKTLPGFEDAQDAMRQLSAVYCDLQVYKHIDENEREEKLEDWFARHKQDLPPMTWYEFSACAGSTLGIFCLAAYASKRKMIAQEVEEIKGAYFPWVQGLHIMLDYFIDQVEDRQEGDLNFVFYYENEEQMVERFRYIKENAEHSVQELPDAKFHQMINKGLLALYLSDKKVQENKELKRTAKRFIRFGGLPTAFFYLNRGKVARQPS from the coding sequence TTGAAGGTGCCGACGAAACCGTGGACATTGTTATATAAAATCAAACAGGAGACACTTCCTGTTGCGCATGAGTTTTTAAATGAATGGAAGAAAAAAGCCGATGAAATTCCGGATGCGGAATTGCGGGAACAAGCGCTGGCAAGTATTGAGGAAAAAACCTTTCACTGCGAAGGTGGGACGATTTTTGGATTAGTGGCTACTGATGCTCGTCGTCGCGATGTGATTCGTTTTATCGTCGCGTATCAGACGATTAGTGACTATTTGGACAACCTTTGCGATCGAAGCACATCTTTGGAAGAACGGGATTTTCGCTCCCTCCATCGTTCCATGTACCATGCCTTAACACCGGGGGAAATACCGGATAACTATTATGAGTTTCGTGATGAGCAGGAGGATGGTGGCTATTTAGCCTCTCTCGTTAAGACGTGCCAGGATGCTTTGAAAACGCTTCCTGGATTTGAGGATGCCCAGGATGCTATGCGGCAATTATCTGCTGTTTATTGTGATCTGCAAGTGTACAAACATATTGATGAAAATGAGCGGGAGGAAAAGTTAGAAGACTGGTTTGCAAGACATAAGCAGGATCTTCCTCCTATGACATGGTATGAATTTTCCGCTTGTGCCGGGTCTACACTAGGGATATTTTGCCTTGCCGCTTATGCTTCCAAGCGGAAAATGATTGCCCAAGAAGTGGAGGAAATCAAAGGCGCCTATTTTCCCTGGGTTCAAGGTCTTCATATCATGCTCGATTATTTTATCGATCAAGTAGAGGATCGGCAAGAAGGAGACTTGAATTTTGTCTTTTACTATGAAAATGAAGAACAAATGGTGGAGCGTTTTCGGTATATTAAAGAGAATGCCGAGCACAGCGTTCAGGAATTGCCGGACGCAAAATTTCATCAGATGATCAACAAAGGGTTGCTCGCTTTGTATCTTTCGGATAAAAAAGTGCAGGAAAATAAGGAATTGAAAAGAACGGCAAAACGGTTTATCCGTTTCGGTGGCTTGCCGACGGCGTTCTTTTATTTAAATCGTGGCAAGGTGGCTAGGCAACCGTCTTAA
- a CDS encoding YuzD family protein encodes MSITITVYGAEKKCASCVNLPSALETKDWLEALLNRKYENQPLAFEYIDIENPEAGHEEFARYIIDDDRMYPLVTINGDIVAEGNPKLKDIYAKIDHLAS; translated from the coding sequence ATGTCAATCACCATTACCGTATACGGTGCGGAGAAAAAATGTGCAAGTTGTGTGAATTTACCATCGGCTTTGGAAACGAAAGATTGGTTGGAAGCACTGCTCAACAGGAAATATGAGAATCAGCCATTGGCTTTTGAATATATTGACATTGAGAATCCGGAAGCAGGGCATGAGGAATTTGCCCGCTATATTATTGATGATGATCGGATGTATCCGTTGGTTACCATTAATGGAGATATTGTTGCCGAAGGGAATCCGAAACTGAAGGATATTTACGCAAAAATCGATCATTTGGCGTCATAA
- a CDS encoding YutD family protein, producing the protein MVQTHHQRFELVEEAKAGWDEEAFLKRYSEILDKYDYIVGDWGHEQLRLRGFFHDNNKKASVDTKASTIYDYLYEYCNFDCPYFIVKKVT; encoded by the coding sequence ATGGTCCAAACCCATCATCAACGGTTTGAGCTCGTCGAAGAAGCAAAAGCCGGTTGGGACGAAGAGGCCTTTTTAAAACGATACAGCGAGATTCTTGATAAGTATGATTACATTGTCGGTGACTGGGGTCATGAGCAATTGCGTCTTCGCGGTTTTTTTCATGATAATAACAAAAAAGCAAGCGTTGACACGAAAGCAAGCACCATCTATGACTACTTGTACGAATACTGTAATTTTGACTGTCCGTATTTTATCGTGAAAAAAGTTACTTAA
- the lipA gene encoding lipoyl synthase — MGEKETHVRKPDWLKIKLNTNESYKGLKKMMREKKLHTVCEEARCPNIHECWAVRKTATFMILGDVCTRGCRFCAVKTGLPNELDWGEPERVAESVEQMGLKHVVITAVARDDLKDGGSNVYAETVRAVRRRNPLTTIEVLPSDMMGLHDNLQTLMEARPNILNHNIETVRRLTKKVRARATYDRSLEFLRYSKELHPDIPTKSSLMIGLGETPEEIEEVMDDLRAHDVDIMTIGQYLQPTKKHLDVQKYYTPEEFARFKEIAMQKGFRHCEAGPLVRSSYHADEQVNKAQVWQEAAKYQGSEASV, encoded by the coding sequence ATGGGGGAAAAAGAAACGCACGTTCGTAAGCCGGATTGGCTAAAAATAAAATTAAATACAAATGAATCCTATAAAGGCCTTAAGAAGATGATGCGCGAAAAGAAATTACATACGGTCTGTGAAGAAGCGCGCTGTCCAAATATTCACGAATGCTGGGCCGTAAGAAAAACAGCCACATTCATGATTCTCGGTGATGTGTGTACGCGCGGCTGCCGATTTTGCGCGGTGAAAACCGGACTGCCCAATGAACTGGATTGGGGCGAACCGGAACGAGTCGCCGAGTCCGTGGAACAAATGGGATTGAAACACGTCGTCATTACGGCTGTTGCACGCGATGACCTTAAAGACGGAGGTTCAAATGTTTATGCAGAAACGGTTCGCGCCGTCCGCCGCCGCAATCCGCTTACGACGATTGAAGTATTGCCTTCGGATATGATGGGGCTGCATGACAATTTACAAACGCTTATGGAGGCGCGCCCGAATATATTGAATCACAATATTGAAACGGTCCGGCGCTTAACGAAAAAAGTTCGCGCACGCGCGACGTATGATCGTTCCCTGGAGTTTCTTCGCTATTCCAAGGAGTTGCATCCCGACATTCCGACGAAATCAAGCCTCATGATCGGCCTTGGGGAAACGCCCGAAGAAATCGAAGAAGTCATGGATGATTTGCGTGCCCACGATGTGGATATTATGACGATCGGGCAATATTTGCAGCCGACGAAAAAACATTTGGATGTGCAAAAATATTACACACCCGAAGAGTTTGCGCGTTTCAAAGAAATTGCCATGCAGAAAGGGTTCCGTCATTGCGAGGCAGGGCCTCTCGTTCGTTCTTCTTATCACGCCGATGAGCAGGTCAACAAAGCACAAGTATGGCAAGAAGCCGCGAAATACCAAGGCAGCGAGGCTTCTGTGTGA
- the thrC gene encoding threonine synthase, translating to MSPNKGILHSYKNYLPVTSATPLLTLHEGDTPLIHLPALSEEWGVNVHVKTEGVNPTGSFKDRGMVMAVAKAKEAGSKAIICASTGNTSAAAAAYGSRAGLRTIVVIPEGKVALGKLAQASMYGAEVFEIEGNFDEALDMVRDVSEKEDVTLVNSVNPYRVEGQKTGAFEICDALGKAPDVLCIPVGNAGNITSYGKGFKEYDEANGTGRPQLFGFEAEGAAAIVQNKAVREPETLATAIRIGNPASWSAALEAVKQAGGGFDAVTDEEIVAAYRGLAKTEGVFAEPASCASLAGLRKKIASGEIKKGSTVACVLTGNGLKDPSTALDTNEIDPIRIPNETEAFLSHLQQKEGAGSRG from the coding sequence ATGTCCCCGAACAAAGGGATCTTGCACTCGTATAAAAACTATTTGCCGGTGACATCGGCGACGCCTTTGCTTACCCTGCACGAAGGGGATACGCCCCTGATCCATCTCCCGGCATTGTCGGAAGAATGGGGAGTAAATGTACATGTAAAAACCGAGGGCGTAAATCCAACCGGATCTTTTAAAGACCGCGGCATGGTAATGGCAGTTGCAAAAGCGAAAGAAGCGGGAAGCAAAGCGATCATTTGCGCATCAACAGGCAATACGTCCGCGGCGGCAGCGGCCTATGGAAGCCGCGCGGGCTTACGTACGATTGTTGTGATTCCGGAAGGGAAAGTTGCGCTCGGAAAGTTGGCGCAGGCGAGCATGTACGGGGCGGAAGTGTTTGAAATCGAAGGGAATTTTGACGAGGCGCTGGACATGGTTCGCGATGTAAGTGAAAAGGAAGACGTTACGCTCGTTAATTCTGTCAATCCTTATCGGGTGGAAGGGCAAAAAACAGGTGCTTTTGAGATTTGTGACGCGCTCGGCAAAGCGCCGGATGTGTTGTGCATCCCGGTTGGGAACGCGGGAAATATCACTTCCTACGGGAAGGGATTTAAGGAATACGATGAAGCGAACGGCACCGGGAGGCCTCAATTGTTCGGCTTTGAAGCCGAAGGAGCGGCCGCGATTGTGCAAAATAAAGCGGTCCGGGAACCGGAGACGTTGGCGACGGCGATACGGATCGGCAACCCCGCCAGTTGGTCGGCAGCACTCGAAGCGGTGAAACAAGCGGGTGGCGGATTTGATGCCGTTACGGATGAGGAAATCGTTGCTGCTTATCGCGGGCTGGCAAAAACGGAAGGCGTTTTTGCAGAACCCGCTTCCTGTGCTTCGCTCGCGGGTTTGCGAAAGAAAATCGCAAGCGGAGAAATTAAAAAAGGAAGCACGGTCGCTTGTGTGCTCACGGGTAATGGCCTGAAGGACCCGTCAACCGCGCTTGATACAAATGAGATCGACCCGATTCGAATTCCGAATGAAACCGAAGCGTTCCTTTCCCATTTGCAACAGAAAGAGGGGGCGGGGTCTCGTGGGTGA
- a CDS encoding NifU family protein — MTEAVGDITGQVREVLEKLRPFLLRDGGDVELVEVEDGIVKLRLMGACGTCPSSTITLKAGIERALTEEVPGVTEIEQVF; from the coding sequence ATGACAGAAGCTGTAGGAGACATCACCGGTCAAGTACGGGAAGTACTCGAAAAACTTCGTCCATTCCTTCTCCGGGACGGCGGCGACGTCGAACTGGTCGAGGTGGAAGATGGCATTGTAAAGCTACGTTTAATGGGCGCGTGTGGCACATGCCCATCCTCAACGATTACATTAAAAGCCGGTATTGAGCGGGCACTCACAGAAGAGGTGCCCGGCGTCACAGAAATCGAACAGGTCTTTTAG
- the yutH gene encoding spore coat putative kinase YutH — MFEKNIYDQYGLYCDEKYQFGQYEGFRSGDRFYVLMPSLRRHDHLWVQLEWAKRLKAMGVPQIAELVTDLDGNVVTRVDGVQQLLFQLPEEEDRSGSSEGETLAMMHESGVGWVPEVNDLQLYGRWLAFWETRIEQLEAYHRTVDQRLQKTAFDQQFLYTFPYYLGRAETAMQWLVEEGREHTLPPYLGTVNHTRFKPGAWMVADENRTQVKLPLSFVYDHPARDVGECLRHCYEQDDLNLATEFLESYTRGQSFQPQMWALVGARLLFPLTYVELMEEHYLNEGTNESRAEVDEAQFEQLLEREERYMKRTSRCLLDALPSASEGHWFMRARTF, encoded by the coding sequence ATGTTTGAAAAAAATATTTATGACCAATATGGACTTTATTGTGACGAAAAGTATCAATTTGGTCAATACGAAGGTTTTCGCTCAGGCGATCGGTTCTACGTCCTTATGCCTTCGTTGCGGCGACATGATCATTTATGGGTACAATTGGAATGGGCAAAACGGTTGAAAGCCATGGGGGTTCCCCAAATTGCTGAGCTTGTGACCGATTTGGACGGCAACGTAGTGACCCGCGTCGATGGGGTGCAACAACTCCTTTTTCAATTGCCTGAGGAAGAAGACCGCTCGGGTTCAAGCGAAGGAGAGACGTTGGCAATGATGCATGAGTCTGGAGTTGGTTGGGTCCCCGAGGTGAATGACCTTCAACTATATGGACGATGGCTTGCCTTTTGGGAAACGAGAATCGAGCAGTTGGAAGCCTATCATCGGACTGTTGATCAACGATTGCAAAAGACGGCTTTTGACCAACAATTTTTATACACGTTTCCCTATTATCTCGGAAGAGCGGAAACAGCGATGCAATGGCTCGTTGAGGAGGGCCGGGAGCATACGTTGCCTCCCTACCTTGGGACGGTGAATCATACGCGTTTCAAACCGGGGGCTTGGATGGTTGCGGATGAAAATCGAACGCAAGTGAAACTTCCATTGTCGTTCGTTTATGATCACCCGGCCCGGGATGTCGGGGAGTGCCTCCGCCACTGTTATGAACAAGATGACTTGAATCTTGCGACAGAGTTTCTGGAATCGTATACCCGCGGCCAATCGTTTCAGCCCCAAATGTGGGCGCTCGTTGGTGCAAGGTTGTTATTCCCGTTAACCTATGTGGAGCTGATGGAGGAACACTACTTGAATGAAGGAACAAATGAGAGCCGTGCGGAAGTGGACGAAGCGCAATTTGAACAGTTATTGGAACGGGAGGAACGGTACATGAAACGTACGTCGCGATGTTTGCTCGATGCACTCCCGAGCGCATCGGAAGGCCATTGGTTTATGAGAGCCCGTACCTTTTAA